A genomic segment from Corylus avellana chromosome ca5, CavTom2PMs-1.0 encodes:
- the LOC132180982 gene encoding WAT1-related protein At3g28050-like, which yields MARGDYYRDVLPFSAMVTMECTNVGLNTLFKAATLKGMSYHVFVVYAYAIAAIILLPAPFISQRSRVLPPLSFSILSKIGLLGLIGSSSQIMGYTGINFSSPTLASAISNLVPAFTFILAILFRMEKIDLRGTSSLAKILGTIVSISGAFVVTLYKGPPIVISQPSSASLHQPLNSLKSDWVIGGLLLTAEYILVPLWYIVQTQIMKEYPNELTVIFFYNLSVSLIAAVVGLITERNSSAWILGPNIALVSVVCSGLFGSCVNNTVHAWALHLKGPVYVAMFKPLSIAIAVAMGVMFLGDTLHLGSLVGATIISIGFYTVMWGKAKEEIGEDYGVNSLESPSTTQKVPLLQSYKTESNKGQV from the exons ATGGCTAGGGGAGATTATTACAGGGATGTGCTGCCATTTTCGGCCATGGTGACCATGGAATGCACCAACGTTGGCTTAAACACACTCTTCAAGGCGGCCACTTTGAAGGGGATGAGCTACCATGTCTTTGTTGTCTATGCTTATGCCATTGCTGCTATTATCCTCCTCCCTGCACCCTTTATCTCTCAAAg ATCAAGAGTGCTTCCTCCACTTAGTTTTTCCATACTCTCCAAAATTGGTCTTCTTGGGCTCATTGG GAGTTCGTCTCAGATCATGGGGTATACAGGCATCAATTTCAGCTCTCCAACACTAGCTTCAGCCATCAGCAACCTGGTGCCAGCTTTCACCTTCATCCTTGCCATCCTTTTCAG GATGGAAAAGATAGATTTGAGAGGCACAAGCAGTTTGGCTAAAATCTTGGGCACCATAGTTTCAATATCAGGTGCATTTGTAGTGACCCTCTACAAAGGCCCGCCTATCGTCATTTCTCAACCATCATCTGCTTCACTTCATCAACCTCTAAACTCATTAAAATCAGATTGGGTAATTGGTGGCCTTCTACTTACAGCTGAATATATTTTGGTTCCACTATGGTACATTGTTCAG ACACAAATCATGAAGGAGTACCCGAATGAACTGACAGTGATATTCTTTTACAATCTAAGTGTGAGCCTCATTGCTGCAGTTGTAGGTTTAATTACAGAAAGAAATTCTAGTGCTTGGATATTGGGGCCGAATATAGCCTTGGTCTCAGTTGTGTGCTCG GGCCTCTTCGGGTCATGTGTGAACAATACAGTTCATGCATGGGCGTTGCACTTGAAGGGGCCTGTCTATGTAGCGATGTTCAAGCCCTTGTCGATTGCCATCGCTGTTGCCATGGGTGTTATGTTCCTTGGTGATACTCTCCATCTTGGCAG TCTTGTTGGAGCAACAATAATATCTATCGGCTTCTACACTGTGATGTGGGGTAAAGCAAAAGAAGAGATAGGTGAAGACTATGGAGTCAATAGCCTGGAATCTCCATCTACGACCCAAAAGGTCCCTCTATTGCAGAGCTATAAAACTGAAAGCAATAAAGGGCAAGTGTAA